The Methanomethylovorans hollandica DSM 15978 genome includes a region encoding these proteins:
- a CDS encoding nitrophenyl compound nitroreductase subunit ArsF family protein, whose translation MNKLLFVLLVLTLFSAGCVGNNDSGTTKVVDRTLQESPHIEVIHFHGTNQCYSCQAVGAYAEETVNTYFSDELKSGKLVFKHVNFDLPENKELSQRYGAAYSSLWIGTYTEDGFSAEQDTNVWYKIDDRNAYMSYLSEIITKKLVEVNDQ comes from the coding sequence ATGAATAAGTTACTTTTTGTGTTACTCGTCCTGACTTTATTTTCAGCAGGATGCGTTGGAAATAATGATAGTGGGACTACGAAAGTTGTCGATAGAACTTTGCAGGAATCGCCTCATATTGAAGTTATTCACTTCCATGGAACAAACCAATGTTATAGTTGTCAAGCAGTGGGAGCTTATGCTGAAGAGACGGTGAATACTTATTTCTCAGATGAACTTAAGTCTGGCAAGCTTGTGTTCAAGCATGTGAACTTCGATCTACCCGAAAACAAAGAATTATCTCAAAGGTATGGAGCTGCATATTCTTCGTTGTGGATAGGCACATATACTGAAGATGGTTTTTCTGCTGAGCAGGACACGAATGTCTGGTATAAGATCGACGATAGGAACGCTTACATGTCCTATTTGAGCGAAATTATAACTAAAAAACTAGTCGAGGTTAATGATCAATGA
- the arsB gene encoding ACR3 family arsenite efflux transporter — translation MVTEACITKEPKGLGVFERYLTIWVILCIIAGILLGRFAPGVALYLDSLSIYVGEAPVVSIPIAICLFFMMYPIMVKIDFGEVLKAGKHIKPVALTLFINWAIKPFTMYAISVFFLGTLFLGFIGPEAMDLVKMPFSLDLPVGATYGEGTVVMSDGVKMLEIPLWRSYLAGCILLGIAPCTAMVLVWGFLAKGNDAHTLVMVAINSLTMLFFYGPLGGFLLGVGKLPVPWQALALSIGIYVALPLAAGYISRKLIIKSKGEAWFNTSFVHFLTPVTIIALLITLILLFSFKGETIISQPLTILWIAIPLFIQTTFIFLLGYVLSKGLHLSYEDAAPSAMIGASNHFEVAIATATILFGLSSGAALATVVGVLIEVPVMLMLVKFCLRTKGWFAN, via the coding sequence GAAGCTTGTATTACTAAAGAACCCAAAGGTCTGGGGGTTTTTGAAAGATACCTTACTATATGGGTCATTCTGTGTATCATCGCAGGTATACTACTGGGAAGATTTGCTCCTGGTGTGGCTTTGTATCTGGACAGCCTATCCATTTATGTTGGTGAAGCCCCTGTAGTTTCGATACCTATAGCCATATGTCTGTTCTTCATGATGTATCCCATAATGGTAAAGATAGATTTTGGAGAGGTGCTTAAAGCAGGAAAGCACATCAAACCTGTGGCCCTCACATTGTTCATCAACTGGGCAATAAAACCTTTTACCATGTATGCTATTTCAGTCTTTTTCCTGGGCACGCTTTTCCTGGGTTTTATAGGACCGGAGGCTATGGACCTTGTTAAAATGCCCTTTAGTCTTGATCTGCCAGTAGGTGCGACCTATGGTGAAGGTACTGTTGTGATGTCAGATGGTGTAAAAATGCTTGAGATACCCCTATGGCGCAGTTATCTGGCCGGTTGTATCCTCTTGGGCATTGCTCCGTGTACAGCGATGGTACTTGTCTGGGGTTTTCTTGCAAAGGGCAATGATGCCCATACTCTTGTGATGGTCGCCATTAACTCTCTTACAATGCTCTTCTTTTACGGTCCTCTGGGAGGGTTTCTGCTTGGAGTAGGAAAACTTCCGGTTCCCTGGCAGGCATTGGCTCTTTCCATTGGGATATATGTAGCACTTCCACTTGCTGCCGGATATATCTCTAGGAAGCTCATCATTAAGAGCAAAGGCGAAGCGTGGTTCAACACAAGTTTTGTACACTTTCTGACTCCGGTGACCATTATAGCCTTGTTGATCACACTTATCCTGTTGTTCAGTTTCAAGGGTGAAACTATAATTTCACAGCCTCTTACGATTCTTTGGATAGCTATTCCTCTGTTCATACAGACTACATTCATCTTCCTGTTGGGATATGTGCTCTCTAAGGGTCTGCATCTGAGCTACGAAGATGCTGCTCCTTCGGCTATGATCGGCGCATCAAATCATTTTGAGGTTGCAATTGCGACTGCTACAATCCTGTTTGGTCTATCCTCAGGTGCAGCACTTGCAACTGTAGTAGGTGTACTTATTGAGGTGCCTGTGATGTTGATGCTGGTAAAATTTTGTCTGAGAACAAAAGGTTGGTTTGCGAATTGA